Proteins encoded together in one Acanthochromis polyacanthus isolate Apoly-LR-REF ecotype Palm Island chromosome 12, KAUST_Apoly_ChrSc, whole genome shotgun sequence window:
- the arhgef5 gene encoding trichohyalin isoform X31 produces METKRPSCSLLDSNVNMSDHKLQPGGRISRDPSPRPAMTAQSDREEVRRSESQAVKMRDKVRYKDVETMERLYERERRRDGERRERRPEEDRGRNGRPLSNQEKEAERDVRRGPKKGDTFPRVKKDNRRMTPSDERGERRPRRGDEEGWDRTWYRDEVRPRDRNQESDLRGQDWRRDVEVRAREEGRRREREVRVSSPHRRRDREVHSDRREKREGRRDTRSEGDSEEREMRRETAKREEVVYQNSRSEGDDKRDREREEDRARRRADRQRRTERQEDRYDRKEDRYDRKEDRYDRKEDRKEDRYDRKEDRYDRKEDRKEDRYDRKEDRYDRKDDRKEVRYDRKEVRYDRKEDRKEDRYDRNDRKEERYDRKEDRYDRKEERYDRKEERKEDDAFRRQRTDRDRVPPKPPPRAQSSGEWSSDSESRFRRDQDRRDLERRHEGRSEGGRGEATGGASEQRRMWLEPQRNTREPSVDRERHARQKESRMEAEEKKAEEGRYRGGQGETEGVSVDGEEVQERHPSNSEGEERDGSDYWARSEDSEGGSDADWRQERDRMLSGEDGFVTVSSSGDREDEEDEEFVDCQEFWDVRDDSPGEEEETKYGFCVTGQTLPRSQAGQTGVDEASLETRHDDLRRGQHPNTTQEPEEPLPSELQEPRVILRSKPEHPYDEVGTIKRDSQTERLLKEWRQKNKDPAAGDADQTSPLPRNPYADVGSQVDFENIQPILDQIKSGAMSPEEVEAIRIRMSGAWSMSEEPKRHSQAPHLKWAKNVIREILGRSEETGVDEPNTPKQPEPEEEEEEEEEEEAAPDVQLTPEEDQSEEELEGLRGTRSSRAVMHVEQQPDMHVKTNTPLETDRQGGQAERKDLEGGGEEVAGSKRKEVEMFLSVSGTLYKPSSCPILNYEDEEEVEEAGKAQEVEVGVRQEVEVEGRQEVEVEGRQEVEVDKGKVGTLTSSCSFQDLGPEVRIRRRGIRKTTERRNGELVEVEEEEDEGVGRDRRTRIFSATDDEDDRSKSWGEVELKNVLDTIDKRRRNSKFFNAAQLYQQYSEAAQNFEILRQARSDILSLCEENSPAPSPPPARRPLPPLPPVPHPHSLSHSPSISSTQSLTLPEPPRTERRSSSPRLSISLSGQSASLWRELPGVRNSVELEELSEDQRRLQEVRFEVVTSEASYCRSLDIVVDHFVKSKQLGAKLTNQDRNWLFSRLADVRAISHSFLSKLEERVESDIMHFTVCDIIARHCQRFRMVYVPYLTNQSYQDATYQRLMNENQEFKQLVAKLERSPVCQRLPLRSFLVLPFQRITRIKLLVQNIVKRTTPGTAEALQAIKAMKLLEKLIQESNDSISQMKSIESLVSLSAKVDFECRTLPLVSQSRRLVREGPVTELIDFSLKDTERGVYLHLFNDYLLLSLQKEGGRFTVIDHSPVSDLRAENCRVKLHSLQKNLFRLHMSHKALLLRTDTQSDKLRWISALSRPHQEIDFSAAQDFEQMQCIRAFVAQQPDELSLEKADVILVHQQSSDNWVEGTRLSDRHRGWMPKSHLETISNSRVRQRNLSDALKLTTATAAV; encoded by the exons ATGGAGACCAAAAGGCCGAGCTGCAGCCTTCTCGACTCAAACGTTAACATGTCCGACCACAAGCTCCAGCCGGGCGGAAGAATCTCCAGAGATCCCAGTCCGAGGCCGGCGATGACGGCCCAGTCCGACCGAGAGGAGGTCCGGAGGAGTGAGAGCCAAGCTGTGAAGATGAGAGACAAAGTGAGATACAAAGACGTGGAGACAATGGAGAGACTCTATGAAAGAGAGAGACGAAGggatggagagaggagagagaggaggccagaggaggacagaggaagGAATGGAAGACCTCTGTCCAACCAGGAGAAGGAGGCCGAGAGGGACGTCAGGAGAGGCCCGAAGAAAGGCGACACATTTCCCAGAGTCAAGAAAGACAACAGAAGAATGACGCCGAGCGACGAAAGAGGGGAGAGGAGGCCGAggagaggagatgaggaggGCTGGGACAGAACCTGGTACCGAGACGAAGTCCGACCCAGAGACAGAAACCAGGAATCAGACCTCCGAGGTCAGGACTGGAGACGAGATGTGGAGGTCAGAGCGAGGGAGGAAGgtagaagaagagagagagaggtcagGGTGAGTTCTCCTCACAGAAGACGAGACAGAGAGGTTCATTCGGATagaagagagaagagggaaGGACGGAGGGACACGAGGAGCGAAGGGGACAGCGAGGAGAGAGAGATGAGGAGGGAGACAGCCAAGAGAGAGGAGGTGGTCTACCAGAACAGCAGGAGTGAAGGAGACGACaagagagacagggagagggaggaggacagGGCCAGGAGGAGGGCAGACAGgcagaggaggacagaaagacaggaggacaggtacGACAGGAAGGAGGACAGGTACGACAGGAAGGAGGACAGGTACGACAGGAAGGAGGACAG GAAGGAGGACAGGTACGACAGGAAGGAGGACAGGTACGACAGGAAGGAGGACAGGAAGGAGGACAGGTACGACAGGAAGGAGGACAGGTACGACAGGAAGGACGACAGGAAGGAGGTCAGGTACGACAGGAAGGAGGTCAGGTACGACAGGAAGGAGGACAGGAAGGAGGACAGGTACGACAGGAATGACAGGAAAGAGGAGAGGTATGACAGGAAGGAGGACAGGTACGACAGGAAAGAGGAGAGGTATGacaggaaggaggagaggaaggaggacgaTGCATTCAGGCGTCAGAGGACAGATCGGGACAGAGTACCTCCCAAACCTCCACCGCGAGCCCAGAGCAGCGGCGAGTGGAGCAGTGACAGCGAGTCCAGATTCAGGAGAGACCAAGACAGACGAGACTTGGAGAGAAGACACGAAGGGAGAAGTGAGGGAGGCAGAGGGGAGGCGACAGGGGGAGCGTCAGAGCAGAGGAGGATGTGGTTAGAACCGCAGAGGAATACCAGAGAACCATCTGTAGACCGAGAGAGGCACGCGAGGCAGAAAGAGAGCAGGATGGAGGCCGAGGAGAAGAAAGCAGAGGAGGGCAGATATAGGGGAGgacagggagagacagagggggTGAGTGTGGACGGAGAGGAGGTGCAGGAGAGACATCCGTCCAACAGCGAAGGGGAGGAAAGAGATGGAAGCGACTACTGGGCGCGCTCGGAAGACAGCGAAGGAGGAAGTGATGCGGACTGGAGGCAGGAAAGGGACAGAATGCTGTCGGGAGAGGACGGCTTCGTCACCGTGTCCAGCAGCGGAGACCGAGAAgacgaggaggacgaggagtTCGTGGACTGCCAGGAGTTCTGGGACGTCAGAGATGACTCacctggagaggaggaggagactaaGTATGGCTTCTGTGTGACTGGACAGACTCTGCCCCGGTCACAAGCCGGTCAGACAGGTGTAGACGAGGCAAGTTTAGAAACTCGTCATGATGACCTCAGACGTGGCCAACACCCAAACACCACCCAGGAACCAGAGGAACCCCTCCCCTCTGAGCTTCAGGAGCCCAGAGTCATCCTGAGGAGCAAACCTGAGCATCCGTATGACGAGGTCGGGACGATTAAACGAGACTCTCAGACCGAAAGACTCCTCAAAGAATGGAGGCAGAAGAACAAAGACCCGGCAGCCGGAGACGCCGACCAGACCTCTCCTCTCCCCAGGAACCCCTACGCCGACGTCGGCTCCCAGGTGGACTTTGAGAATATCCAGCCCATCCTGGACCAGATCAAGTCCGGAGCCATGAGTCCGGAGGAGGTGGAGGCTATCCGGATCCGGATGAGCGGAGCTTGGAGCATGTCCGAGGAGCCCAAGAGGCACTCCCAGGCACCTCACCTCAAGTGGGCCAAAAACGTGATCCGAGAGATCCTGGGACGCTCCGAGGAGACGGGGGTGGACGAACCGAACACACCCAAACAACCTGAAcccgaagaggaggaggaggaggaggaggaggaagaggcggCGCCTGATGTTCAGCTAACACCGGAGGAGGATCAGtcggaggaggagctggaggggcTGAGAGGTACGAGGTCGAGCAGAGCCGTCATGCATGTTGAACAGCAACCAGACATGCATGTAAAAACTAACACGCCACtagagacggacagacagggAGGACAGGCAGAGAGGAAAGATCTAGAGGGAGGAGGCGAGGAGGTGGCAGGGAGCAAACGAAAGGAGGTGGAGATGTTTCTGAGTGTCAGCGGCACTCTGTACAAACCCAGCAGCTGCCCCATTCTGAACtatgaggatgaggaggaggtggaggaggcagGGAAGGCACAGGAAGTGGAGGTGGGAGTCAGACAGGAAGTGGAGGTGgaaggcagacaggaagtggaggtggaaggcagacaggaagtggaagTGGACAAGGGTAAAGTAGGGACGTTGACGAGCTCCTGCAGCTTTCAGGATCTGGGTCCTGAAGTTCGGATCCGAAGGAGAGGAATCCGTAAGACGACAGAGAGAAGAAATGGAGAGCTGGTAGAggtggaggaagaagaggatgaAGGTGTTGGAAGAGACCGCAGAACCAGAATATTCTCTGCAACAG ATGACGAAGACGACCGCAGTAAAAGCTGGGGGGAAGTGGAGCTCAA GAATGTTTTGGACACGATCGACAAGCGAAGAAGGAACTCAAAGTTTTTCA ATGCTGCCCAGCTCTACCAGCAGTACAGTGAAGCAGCTCAGAACTTTGAGATCCTCCGTCAGGCCCGTTCAGACATCCTCTCGCTGTGTGAGGAGAACTCTCCggctccttctcctcctccggcCCGCCGCCCCCTGCCTCCCCTGCCTCCCGTCCCTCACCCCCACTCCCTCAGCCACAGCCCCTCCATCAGCAGCACCCAGAGCCTGACGCTGCCAGAACCCCCCAGAACCGAGCGCCGGTCCTCCTCCCCCAGACTCTCCATCTCCCTCAGCGGCCAGTCGGCCTCCCTGTGGAGGGAGCTGCCCGGAGTCAGGAACAGCGtggagctggaggagctgaGCGAGGACCAGAGGAGGCTGCAGGAG GTGAGGTTTGAGGTGGTGACCTCAGAGGCTTCGTACTGCAGGAGTCTGGACATCGTGGTGGACCACTTTGTGAAGTCCAAGCAGCTCGGAGCGAAGCTGACCAACCAGGACAGGAACTGGCTCTTCTCCAGACTGGCCGATGTCCGAGCCATCAGCCACAG TTTCCTGTCAAAGCTGGAGGAGCGGGTCGAGTCGGACATCATGCACTTCACGGTTTGTGACATCATCGCTCGCCACTGCCAGCGCTTCAGGATGGTTTATGTTCCCTACCTCACCAACCAGTCGTACCAGGACGCCACCTACCAGAGGCTCAT GAACGAGAATCAGGAGTTCAAGCAGCTGGTGGCCAAACTAGAGAGGAGTCCGGTCTGCCAGAGGCTTCCTCTGCGCTCCTTCCTGGTTCTTCCCTTCCAGAGAATCACCAGAATCAAGCTGCTGGTCCAG AACATCGTGAAGAGGACGACTCCAGGAACAGCAGAAGCCCTGCAGGCCATCAAAGCCATGAAGCTCCTGGAGAAG ctGATCCAGGAGAGCAACGACAGCATCTCTCAGATGAAGAGCATCGAGTCTCTGGTTTCTCTCAGCGCTAAAGTCGACTTCGAGTGCAGA ACTCTTCCTCTGGTCAGTCAGTCCCGTCGGCTGGTGAGAGAAGGTCCGGTTACCGAGCTGATAGATTTCTCTCTGAAGGACACGGAGCGAGGCGTTTACCTTCATCTGTTCAACGACTACCTGCTGCTGTCGCTGCAGAAAGA AGGAGGAAGGTTCACCGTCATCGATCACTCTCCCGTCTCAGACCTGCGAGCAGAAAACTGCCGAGTCAAGCTTCACTCGCTGCAGAAGAACCTGTTCCGGCTGCACATGTCGCACAAAGCCCTGCTGCTCCGGACCGACACACA GAGCGATAAGCTACGCTGGATATCGGCGCTCTCCAGGCCTCATCAGGAAATAGACTTTTCTGCTGCACAAG ATTTCGAACAGATGCAGTGTATCCGAGCCTTCGTTGCCCAGCAACCGGACGAGCTGTCCTTAGAAAAAGCCGACGTTATTCTGGTGCACCAGCAGAGCAGCGACA actgGGTCGAGGGAACCCGGCTGTCGGACCGACACCGTGGGTGGATGCCCAAGTCCCACCTGGAGACCATCAGCAACTCCAGAGTCCGACAACGAAACCTGTCGGACGCCCTCAAACTCACCACGGCCACAGCTGCTGTCTAg
- the arhgef5 gene encoding trichohyalin isoform X27 has translation METKRPSCSLLDSNVNMSDHKLQPGGRISRDPSPRPAMTAQSDREEVRRSESQAVKMRDKVRYKDVETMERLYERERRRDGERRERRPEEDRGRNGRPLSNQEKEAERDVRRGPKKGDTFPRVKKDNRRMTPSDERGERRPRRGDEEGWDRTWYRDEVRPRDRNQESDLRGQDWRRDVEVRAREEGRRREREVRVSSPHRRRDREVHSDRREKREGRRDTRSEGDSEEREMRRETAKREEVVYQNSRSEGDDKRDREREEDRARRRADRQRRTERQEDRYDRKEDRYDRKEDRKEDRYDRKEDRYDRKEDRKEDRYDRKEDRYDRKEDRKEDRYDRKEDRYDRKDDRKEVRYDRKEVRYDRKEDRKEDRYDRNDRKEERYDRKEDRYDRKEERYDRKEERKEDDAFRRQRTDRDRVPPKPPPRAQSSGEWSSDSESRFRRDQDRRDLERRHEGRSEGGRGEATGGASEQRRMWLEPQRNTREPSVDRERHARQKESRMEAEEKKAEEGRYRGGQGETEGVSVDGEEVQERHPSNSEGEERDGSDYWARSEDSEGGSDADWRQERDRMLSGEDGFVTVSSSGDREDEEDEEFVDCQEFWDVRDDSPGEEEETKYGFCVTGQTLPRSQAGQTGVDEASLETRHDDLRRGQHPNTTQEPEEPLPSELQEPRVILRSKPEHPYDEVGTIKRDSQTERLLKEWRQKNKDPAAGDADQTSPLPRNPYADVGSQVDFENIQPILDQIKSGAMSPEEVEAIRIRMSGAWSMSEEPKRHSQAPHLKWAKNVIREILGRSEETGVDEPNTPKQPEPEEEEEEEEEEEAAPDVQLTPEEDQSEEELEGLRGTRSSRAVMHVEQQPDMHVKTNTPLETDRQGGQAERKDLEGGGEEVAGSKRKEVEMFLSVSGTLYKPSSCPILNYEDEEEVEEAGKAQEVEVGVRQEVEVEGRQEVEVEGRQEVEVDKGKVGTLTSSCSFQDLGPEVRIRRRGIRKTTERRNGELVEVEEEEDEGVGRDRRTRIFSATDDEDDRSKSWGEVELKNVLDTIDKRRRNSKFFNAAQLYQQYSEAAQNFEILRQARSDILSLCEENSPAPSPPPARRPLPPLPPVPHPHSLSHSPSISSTQSLTLPEPPRTERRSSSPRLSISLSGQSASLWRELPGVRNSVELEELSEDQRRLQEVRFEVVTSEASYCRSLDIVVDHFVKSKQLGAKLTNQDRNWLFSRLADVRAISHSFLSKLEERVESDIMHFTVCDIIARHCQRFRMVYVPYLTNQSYQDATYQRLMNENQEFKQLVAKLERSPVCQRLPLRSFLVLPFQRITRIKLLVQNIVKRTTPGTAEALQAIKAMKLLEKLIQESNDSISQMKSIESLVSLSAKVDFECRTLPLVSQSRRLVREGPVTELIDFSLKDTERGVYLHLFNDYLLLSLQKEGGRFTVIDHSPVSDLRAENCRVKLHSLQKNLFRLHMSHKALLLRTDTQSDKLRWISALSRPHQEIDFSAAQDFEQMQCIRAFVAQQPDELSLEKADVILVHQQSSDNWVEGTRLSDRHRGWMPKSHLETISNSRVRQRNLSDALKLTTATAAV, from the exons ATGGAGACCAAAAGGCCGAGCTGCAGCCTTCTCGACTCAAACGTTAACATGTCCGACCACAAGCTCCAGCCGGGCGGAAGAATCTCCAGAGATCCCAGTCCGAGGCCGGCGATGACGGCCCAGTCCGACCGAGAGGAGGTCCGGAGGAGTGAGAGCCAAGCTGTGAAGATGAGAGACAAAGTGAGATACAAAGACGTGGAGACAATGGAGAGACTCTATGAAAGAGAGAGACGAAGggatggagagaggagagagaggaggccagaggaggacagaggaagGAATGGAAGACCTCTGTCCAACCAGGAGAAGGAGGCCGAGAGGGACGTCAGGAGAGGCCCGAAGAAAGGCGACACATTTCCCAGAGTCAAGAAAGACAACAGAAGAATGACGCCGAGCGACGAAAGAGGGGAGAGGAGGCCGAggagaggagatgaggaggGCTGGGACAGAACCTGGTACCGAGACGAAGTCCGACCCAGAGACAGAAACCAGGAATCAGACCTCCGAGGTCAGGACTGGAGACGAGATGTGGAGGTCAGAGCGAGGGAGGAAGgtagaagaagagagagagaggtcagGGTGAGTTCTCCTCACAGAAGACGAGACAGAGAGGTTCATTCGGATagaagagagaagagggaaGGACGGAGGGACACGAGGAGCGAAGGGGACAGCGAGGAGAGAGAGATGAGGAGGGAGACAGCCAAGAGAGAGGAGGTGGTCTACCAGAACAGCAGGAGTGAAGGAGACGACaagagagacagggagagggaggaggacagGGCCAGGAGGAGGGCAGACAGgcagaggaggacagaaagacaggaggacaggtacGACAGGAAGGAGGACAGGTACGACAGGAAGGAGGACAG GAAGGAGGACAGGTACGACAGGAAGGAGGACAGGTACGACAGGAAGGAGGACAG GAAGGAGGACAGGTACGACAGGAAGGAGGACAGGTACGACAGGAAGGAGGACAGGAAGGAGGACAGGTACGACAGGAAGGAGGACAGGTACGACAGGAAGGACGACAGGAAGGAGGTCAGGTACGACAGGAAGGAGGTCAGGTACGACAGGAAGGAGGACAGGAAGGAGGACAGGTACGACAGGAATGACAGGAAAGAGGAGAGGTATGACAGGAAGGAGGACAGGTACGACAGGAAAGAGGAGAGGTATGacaggaaggaggagaggaaggaggacgaTGCATTCAGGCGTCAGAGGACAGATCGGGACAGAGTACCTCCCAAACCTCCACCGCGAGCCCAGAGCAGCGGCGAGTGGAGCAGTGACAGCGAGTCCAGATTCAGGAGAGACCAAGACAGACGAGACTTGGAGAGAAGACACGAAGGGAGAAGTGAGGGAGGCAGAGGGGAGGCGACAGGGGGAGCGTCAGAGCAGAGGAGGATGTGGTTAGAACCGCAGAGGAATACCAGAGAACCATCTGTAGACCGAGAGAGGCACGCGAGGCAGAAAGAGAGCAGGATGGAGGCCGAGGAGAAGAAAGCAGAGGAGGGCAGATATAGGGGAGgacagggagagacagagggggTGAGTGTGGACGGAGAGGAGGTGCAGGAGAGACATCCGTCCAACAGCGAAGGGGAGGAAAGAGATGGAAGCGACTACTGGGCGCGCTCGGAAGACAGCGAAGGAGGAAGTGATGCGGACTGGAGGCAGGAAAGGGACAGAATGCTGTCGGGAGAGGACGGCTTCGTCACCGTGTCCAGCAGCGGAGACCGAGAAgacgaggaggacgaggagtTCGTGGACTGCCAGGAGTTCTGGGACGTCAGAGATGACTCacctggagaggaggaggagactaaGTATGGCTTCTGTGTGACTGGACAGACTCTGCCCCGGTCACAAGCCGGTCAGACAGGTGTAGACGAGGCAAGTTTAGAAACTCGTCATGATGACCTCAGACGTGGCCAACACCCAAACACCACCCAGGAACCAGAGGAACCCCTCCCCTCTGAGCTTCAGGAGCCCAGAGTCATCCTGAGGAGCAAACCTGAGCATCCGTATGACGAGGTCGGGACGATTAAACGAGACTCTCAGACCGAAAGACTCCTCAAAGAATGGAGGCAGAAGAACAAAGACCCGGCAGCCGGAGACGCCGACCAGACCTCTCCTCTCCCCAGGAACCCCTACGCCGACGTCGGCTCCCAGGTGGACTTTGAGAATATCCAGCCCATCCTGGACCAGATCAAGTCCGGAGCCATGAGTCCGGAGGAGGTGGAGGCTATCCGGATCCGGATGAGCGGAGCTTGGAGCATGTCCGAGGAGCCCAAGAGGCACTCCCAGGCACCTCACCTCAAGTGGGCCAAAAACGTGATCCGAGAGATCCTGGGACGCTCCGAGGAGACGGGGGTGGACGAACCGAACACACCCAAACAACCTGAAcccgaagaggaggaggaggaggaggaggaggaagaggcggCGCCTGATGTTCAGCTAACACCGGAGGAGGATCAGtcggaggaggagctggaggggcTGAGAGGTACGAGGTCGAGCAGAGCCGTCATGCATGTTGAACAGCAACCAGACATGCATGTAAAAACTAACACGCCACtagagacggacagacagggAGGACAGGCAGAGAGGAAAGATCTAGAGGGAGGAGGCGAGGAGGTGGCAGGGAGCAAACGAAAGGAGGTGGAGATGTTTCTGAGTGTCAGCGGCACTCTGTACAAACCCAGCAGCTGCCCCATTCTGAACtatgaggatgaggaggaggtggaggaggcagGGAAGGCACAGGAAGTGGAGGTGGGAGTCAGACAGGAAGTGGAGGTGgaaggcagacaggaagtggaggtggaaggcagacaggaagtggaagTGGACAAGGGTAAAGTAGGGACGTTGACGAGCTCCTGCAGCTTTCAGGATCTGGGTCCTGAAGTTCGGATCCGAAGGAGAGGAATCCGTAAGACGACAGAGAGAAGAAATGGAGAGCTGGTAGAggtggaggaagaagaggatgaAGGTGTTGGAAGAGACCGCAGAACCAGAATATTCTCTGCAACAG ATGACGAAGACGACCGCAGTAAAAGCTGGGGGGAAGTGGAGCTCAA GAATGTTTTGGACACGATCGACAAGCGAAGAAGGAACTCAAAGTTTTTCA ATGCTGCCCAGCTCTACCAGCAGTACAGTGAAGCAGCTCAGAACTTTGAGATCCTCCGTCAGGCCCGTTCAGACATCCTCTCGCTGTGTGAGGAGAACTCTCCggctccttctcctcctccggcCCGCCGCCCCCTGCCTCCCCTGCCTCCCGTCCCTCACCCCCACTCCCTCAGCCACAGCCCCTCCATCAGCAGCACCCAGAGCCTGACGCTGCCAGAACCCCCCAGAACCGAGCGCCGGTCCTCCTCCCCCAGACTCTCCATCTCCCTCAGCGGCCAGTCGGCCTCCCTGTGGAGGGAGCTGCCCGGAGTCAGGAACAGCGtggagctggaggagctgaGCGAGGACCAGAGGAGGCTGCAGGAG GTGAGGTTTGAGGTGGTGACCTCAGAGGCTTCGTACTGCAGGAGTCTGGACATCGTGGTGGACCACTTTGTGAAGTCCAAGCAGCTCGGAGCGAAGCTGACCAACCAGGACAGGAACTGGCTCTTCTCCAGACTGGCCGATGTCCGAGCCATCAGCCACAG TTTCCTGTCAAAGCTGGAGGAGCGGGTCGAGTCGGACATCATGCACTTCACGGTTTGTGACATCATCGCTCGCCACTGCCAGCGCTTCAGGATGGTTTATGTTCCCTACCTCACCAACCAGTCGTACCAGGACGCCACCTACCAGAGGCTCAT GAACGAGAATCAGGAGTTCAAGCAGCTGGTGGCCAAACTAGAGAGGAGTCCGGTCTGCCAGAGGCTTCCTCTGCGCTCCTTCCTGGTTCTTCCCTTCCAGAGAATCACCAGAATCAAGCTGCTGGTCCAG AACATCGTGAAGAGGACGACTCCAGGAACAGCAGAAGCCCTGCAGGCCATCAAAGCCATGAAGCTCCTGGAGAAG ctGATCCAGGAGAGCAACGACAGCATCTCTCAGATGAAGAGCATCGAGTCTCTGGTTTCTCTCAGCGCTAAAGTCGACTTCGAGTGCAGA ACTCTTCCTCTGGTCAGTCAGTCCCGTCGGCTGGTGAGAGAAGGTCCGGTTACCGAGCTGATAGATTTCTCTCTGAAGGACACGGAGCGAGGCGTTTACCTTCATCTGTTCAACGACTACCTGCTGCTGTCGCTGCAGAAAGA AGGAGGAAGGTTCACCGTCATCGATCACTCTCCCGTCTCAGACCTGCGAGCAGAAAACTGCCGAGTCAAGCTTCACTCGCTGCAGAAGAACCTGTTCCGGCTGCACATGTCGCACAAAGCCCTGCTGCTCCGGACCGACACACA GAGCGATAAGCTACGCTGGATATCGGCGCTCTCCAGGCCTCATCAGGAAATAGACTTTTCTGCTGCACAAG ATTTCGAACAGATGCAGTGTATCCGAGCCTTCGTTGCCCAGCAACCGGACGAGCTGTCCTTAGAAAAAGCCGACGTTATTCTGGTGCACCAGCAGAGCAGCGACA actgGGTCGAGGGAACCCGGCTGTCGGACCGACACCGTGGGTGGATGCCCAAGTCCCACCTGGAGACCATCAGCAACTCCAGAGTCCGACAACGAAACCTGTCGGACGCCCTCAAACTCACCACGGCCACAGCTGCTGTCTAg